In Saccharolobus solfataricus, a genomic segment contains:
- a CDS encoding DUF2192 domain-containing protein gives MVKEIYRERIKVLTDIWSLLIESWESLSREDVIEIMKNAYVKKNIKPFRGFNADGLYEKELVSLFVVGKYGLGLFEDNKEIFDKLLSKEEYYDEISKLIISGNVNEAFEESGSNKEVLARALRTIFTKTVFSFESEDKLYKSLKNLNISDKDEIKHTSRSFSRFYTAFKLAESIAEGIVRDRLTYIATKKAIAISIGIEYPLPKADYVALIAKEVFNVNKKVLNKVLGVKV, from the coding sequence ATGGTGAAGGAAATCTACAGAGAGAGGATAAAAGTACTTACTGATATATGGAGTTTACTAATAGAAAGCTGGGAATCATTGAGTCGTGAAGATGTTATTGAAATTATGAAAAATGCCTATGTCAAGAAAAACATTAAACCGTTTAGAGGGTTTAATGCAGACGGGTTATATGAGAAAGAGCTAGTAAGCTTGTTTGTCGTAGGAAAATATGGACTAGGTCTTTTCGAAGACAATAAAGAAATATTTGATAAATTACTATCTAAGGAGGAATACTATGATGAGATCTCAAAGCTAATAATTAGTGGAAATGTTAATGAAGCCTTTGAAGAGTCTGGCAGTAACAAAGAGGTACTGGCTAGAGCATTAAGAACAATATTCACCAAGACAGTGTTTTCTTTTGAATCCGAAGATAAACTATATAAATCACTTAAAAATCTAAATATTTCCGACAAAGATGAGATAAAACATACCTCAAGAAGTTTTTCAAGATTCTATACTGCCTTCAAGCTTGCAGAAAGTATAGCTGAGGGCATTGTTAGGGATAGGTTAACTTATATCGCTACTAAAAAGGCTATAGCAATATCAATAGGTATTGAATATCCTTTACCGAAAGCTGATTACGTGGCGCTAATAGCTAAAGAGGTATTTAACGTAAATAAGAAGGTATTGAATAAGGTTTTGGGTGTAAAGGTATAA
- a CDS encoding CBS domain-containing protein, whose protein sequence is MQNLSPTQREILLALTDLYNRQKRMIKSKEVADIIGKDEGTVRNIILSLKVLGLVESKPGPNGGYMPTLKAYEIINNPTLTPILDKLNLYKGMIETDIKVENIEIIDITNPSANRVLLKVEGDLRKLKIGDAVRLGPTPYSRLVIEGLILHLDENSKEIVVDVKRMISIPKEKVKNLISKKLIALKPETSLREASMIFYKEAIRGAPVINQDEKVVGILTTADIIKAFFEGNYTAKVSDYMKTNVISINENEDLLDAIRKMIIYNVGRLLVLDSNNKAVGIVTRTDILRSIAGLEGLWTT, encoded by the coding sequence ATGCAGAATCTCTCGCCTACGCAAAGGGAAATATTGTTAGCACTTACTGATCTATATAATAGGCAAAAAAGAATGATAAAAAGTAAGGAAGTAGCTGACATTATAGGAAAAGATGAGGGAACAGTAAGGAACATTATACTAAGCTTAAAAGTATTAGGCCTAGTTGAATCGAAACCCGGACCTAATGGAGGTTACATGCCAACACTAAAAGCATATGAAATTATTAATAATCCTACACTAACTCCAATTTTGGATAAACTAAATCTCTATAAAGGGATGATAGAAACTGATATAAAAGTAGAAAATATTGAAATAATTGATATTACTAACCCTTCAGCGAATAGGGTTCTCTTAAAGGTAGAGGGAGATCTAAGGAAATTAAAGATAGGAGATGCTGTACGGTTAGGTCCTACACCCTATAGTAGGCTGGTTATAGAAGGATTGATATTACACTTAGATGAAAATAGTAAAGAAATCGTAGTAGACGTGAAAAGAATGATAAGTATCCCTAAGGAAAAAGTCAAAAATCTTATCTCTAAGAAACTCATAGCGTTAAAACCAGAAACTAGCTTAAGAGAAGCCTCCATGATATTCTATAAGGAAGCAATAAGAGGTGCGCCTGTTATCAACCAAGACGAAAAAGTTGTAGGGATTCTTACTACTGCAGATATAATTAAAGCCTTCTTTGAAGGAAACTATACAGCTAAAGTATCAGACTATATGAAGACCAATGTAATCAGTATAAATGAAAATGAAGACTTGCTAGATGCAATTAGGAAAATGATAATTTATAATGTCGGTAGATTGTTGGTACTTGATAGTAATAATAAAGCTGTTGGTATTGTAACCAGAACCGATATTTTAAGATCAATTGCTGGTCTAGAAGGTTTGTGGACAACTTGA
- the upsA gene encoding pilin subunit UpsA, giving the protein MKGGYKLKKRKGLSSILGTVIVLAITLVLGGLLYAYSNGLFSSLTQNASLQTQVSIYVNPNTGQAYIQYYISNTGSTQIYLSSIQILNGTRNIIIPLNNNLLQPGQTVQNITSINGKITAGQYYTVEIAGNLPNGKPYSVVQNVLASIA; this is encoded by the coding sequence ATGAAAGGAGGGTATAAATTAAAAAAGAGAAAAGGGCTTTCATCGATTTTAGGTACAGTAATAGTATTAGCAATAACCCTAGTGCTGGGTGGTCTACTTTATGCGTACTCTAATGGTCTATTTAGTTCATTAACACAAAATGCGAGTCTTCAGACTCAAGTAAGTATTTATGTCAATCCCAATACTGGTCAAGCATATATCCAATATTATATTTCCAATACCGGCAGCACACAGATATATCTATCTAGTATTCAAATTCTTAATGGTACTAGGAATATTATAATACCACTCAATAACAATCTCTTACAGCCTGGTCAAACAGTTCAAAACATAACATCAATTAACGGCAAAATAACTGCTGGGCAGTACTACACTGTTGAAATTGCTGGTAATTTACCCAATGGAAAACCATATAGTGTGGTTCAGAACGTGCTGGCTTCAATAGCGTAA
- a CDS encoding endonuclease III domain-containing protein gives MKCTAETIFHKLSATYIIKEEDFIAYYVWLKTKDCFKVLVATILSQNSTDKSAIKAYLELERKVGVTPEKLSNANLADIESALKISGLYRTKAKRLKEISRIILERYNGLIDSLLNTSNARDELLKLEGIGEKTADVVLLTCYGYYGYKVFPVDTHITRVSKRLGIVPTNAKYSLISSTLKELFSAYDLLHLHHMLIAHGRQTCKARKPLCNSCIIKECCEYYSHRDGEAWRSNTS, from the coding sequence ATGAAGTGCACTGCTGAAACGATTTTCCATAAACTTTCTGCTACCTATATTATAAAAGAGGAGGATTTTATTGCGTATTATGTCTGGCTTAAGACCAAAGATTGTTTTAAAGTACTTGTAGCAACTATTTTATCTCAAAATTCTACAGATAAATCAGCCATTAAAGCCTATCTAGAGTTAGAAAGAAAAGTTGGTGTTACTCCAGAGAAATTATCTAACGCCAATTTGGCTGACATAGAAAGCGCGTTAAAGATTTCCGGTCTTTATAGAACTAAGGCTAAAAGATTAAAGGAAATTTCAAGGATAATTCTTGAGAGGTATAATGGATTAATAGATAGTTTGTTAAATACTAGCAATGCGAGAGATGAATTATTAAAACTTGAGGGAATTGGAGAGAAGACTGCGGATGTAGTGCTATTGACTTGTTATGGATATTATGGATATAAGGTCTTTCCGGTTGATACGCACATAACTAGAGTCAGCAAAAGGTTAGGGATAGTCCCCACTAACGCTAAATATAGTTTAATTTCATCTACTTTAAAAGAACTTTTTTCAGCCTATGATCTCCTCCATCTTCATCACATGTTAATTGCACATGGTAGACAAACTTGTAAGGCTAGGAAACCTTTATGTAATTCTTGTATAATTAAAGAATGTTGTGAGTACTATTCGCATAGAGATGGAGAAGCTTGGAGATCTAATACCTCATGA
- the upsB gene encoding pilin subunit UpsB, translated as MKAISSIFSTLIVVMITLSLIVPLYLFFTQTYTNSSIQANSAYDNYLTNVNVKVSLIYLGNSVNETFVYNYGSVPITIEKVIINNISYNVKYEMLPDSLVPLSSIINNNIFIEGNSVIILQINGNYYYFNSGPD; from the coding sequence TTGAAAGCTATTTCATCTATTTTTTCTACACTAATTGTTGTTATGATAACACTCTCACTCATCGTTCCATTATATTTATTTTTTACGCAAACTTATACAAATAGTTCTATCCAAGCAAATAGCGCATACGATAATTATCTAACCAACGTTAACGTTAAGGTTAGCCTGATATATTTAGGAAATTCGGTAAATGAGACATTCGTGTATAATTATGGAAGTGTTCCAATTACAATAGAAAAGGTTATAATTAATAATATTTCGTACAATGTGAAATATGAAATGCTACCTGATAGCTTAGTTCCCCTAAGCTCAATAATAAATAATAATATATTCATTGAGGGAAACTCTGTAATCATTCTACAGATTAATGGAAACTACTATTATTTCAACTCTGGACCGGATTAG
- a CDS encoding glycosyltransferase: MLNILLNLAIFIIPSLAVWNQIILYIFGKSGDIANLILLNNESNLPKLSIIVPTKGERIEVIQGLIDNIHEAIWDRNKLEIIIVSDDEQEYFDKLLSTLIIPPDLDVRIFRREKKLGYKSGALAFGLQKSTGDLILTLDVDARIEKDSLIKAYNHMVNLGCDAITMEWHGYSNISTSLAKALMVSTVLTSKSILRGRDKLGLKVLPIGCGTIYKRSALEAVNGWDYKMIQDDYELGARLINKGFKVCASSSPVYVEVPDNLIAFYVQQTRWAMGTMEVLYWRFKYIISSDIKLWQKLEIIAYLSQYIPIILTFISAIIFAIAGFVGIRLSMNLPMFIIWAITLSIYASIFVNSAKKSGIDTVTAIKALGRLSAYTVGISPFLLIGTINAFKKTRTYIVTPKGKKAKSNIGYPILAFGVFFILSAFLYMFRGDFLTFIWLAYYSIAFLYTFIAYIKGL; encoded by the coding sequence ATACTTAATATATTACTTAACTTGGCAATATTTATAATACCTTCTCTGGCAGTTTGGAATCAGATCATTTTATATATATTCGGTAAGAGTGGTGATATAGCGAATTTGATTTTACTTAATAACGAGAGTAATCTACCTAAATTATCAATTATAGTACCAACAAAGGGTGAACGAATAGAAGTAATCCAAGGATTAATTGATAATATACATGAAGCAATATGGGATAGAAACAAATTAGAAATAATAATTGTATCAGATGACGAGCAAGAATATTTTGATAAATTATTATCGACATTAATTATTCCTCCAGACTTAGATGTAAGAATATTTAGAAGAGAAAAGAAGCTTGGATATAAAAGTGGTGCCTTAGCGTTTGGTCTACAGAAAAGCACTGGTGATTTAATTTTAACATTAGATGTAGATGCCAGGATTGAAAAAGATTCGTTAATAAAAGCTTACAATCACATGGTGAATTTAGGCTGTGATGCAATCACTATGGAATGGCATGGCTATTCTAATATTAGCACGTCTTTAGCAAAAGCGTTAATGGTATCAACAGTACTTACTAGTAAATCTATATTAAGAGGAAGAGATAAATTAGGACTAAAAGTATTGCCAATAGGATGTGGGACGATCTATAAGCGTAGTGCATTGGAGGCGGTAAACGGATGGGATTACAAAATGATTCAGGATGATTATGAGCTGGGAGCTAGACTTATAAATAAAGGATTTAAGGTTTGCGCATCTTCCTCCCCTGTTTATGTTGAAGTTCCAGACAATTTAATAGCGTTTTATGTGCAGCAAACTAGATGGGCAATGGGGACGATGGAAGTTCTTTACTGGAGATTTAAATATATTATTAGCAGCGATATAAAACTTTGGCAAAAATTAGAGATTATAGCTTATCTTTCTCAATACATTCCAATTATACTAACATTTATAAGTGCAATTATTTTTGCAATAGCTGGTTTTGTAGGTATAAGGCTTAGTATGAATTTGCCAATGTTTATTATATGGGCCATAACACTATCAATCTATGCTTCAATTTTTGTCAATAGCGCAAAGAAGTCAGGGATAGATACTGTGACAGCTATAAAAGCCTTGGGAAGGTTGTCTGCATATACTGTTGGAATTTCGCCATTTTTGCTTATTGGTACAATTAACGCATTTAAGAAGACTAGAACGTATATTGTTACTCCTAAAGGCAAGAAGGCTAAAAGTAATATAGGCTATCCAATCTTAGCCTTTGGTGTATTTTTCATTCTATCAGCTTTCCTTTATATGTTTAGAGGCGACTTCCTAACCTTTATTTGGCTAGCTTACTATTCGATAGCTTTCCTCTACACCTTTATAGCATATATTAAAGGATTATGA
- a CDS encoding ParB N-terminal domain-containing protein, with product MEKLGDLIPHEDILIDKVVNISFEVQKIRAIKPIIVDENTHVILDGHHRFTAALRLSLPKIPVIYVNYNSTSISVNVWYRRFSKPYIVKSVLSAIYSNGKICAKFDSIRICDDDLYRLYWKLEKVESFLHSIGINVEKDIVGHLEPPSIYKEDVISIANRGLRFPPKTTRHVYEFIIPQKAISIDDT from the coding sequence ATGGAGAAGCTTGGAGATCTAATACCTCATGAGGATATATTAATAGATAAAGTTGTCAATATCTCTTTTGAAGTTCAGAAAATAAGGGCTATAAAACCAATAATAGTAGATGAAAACACACATGTCATCTTAGATGGTCATCATAGATTCACTGCAGCTTTACGTCTTTCATTACCAAAAATACCGGTGATTTACGTAAACTATAACTCTACTTCTATTAGTGTTAATGTATGGTATAGGAGATTTTCAAAGCCCTATATTGTAAAGAGCGTATTATCAGCAATTTACTCTAATGGTAAAATATGTGCCAAATTCGACTCTATCCGCATTTGTGATGATGATTTATACAGACTCTATTGGAAACTAGAAAAGGTAGAAAGTTTTCTGCATTCGATAGGTATAAATGTGGAAAAAGACATTGTTGGCCATTTAGAACCGCCTTCAATATATAAAGAAGACGTTATAAGTATTGCCAATAGGGGTTTAAGATTTCCCCCTAAGACTACAAGACACGTATATGAATTTATTATTCCCCAAAAGGCAATATCAATAGATGATACTTAA
- the upsF gene encoding membrane pilin protein UpsF — MNLFELMNTRINENIKYYGDDMERLRKEYIVMLFLMPLISSISIILYLKISPYFLLLNIMNVFIYFFPILITQIRKDEQRKLIENEMPVFLLFAYVNSLLGRNLYKTFEEIRNSKVFKGLRREAMLLVKEVEVLGKSSFSAMESRAKAHRGDFLGKIYTVYTSGESIGISMPERLKDLLNETIDGLNSNFQGYVEKVNELVEILFMLFLITPMILLAFQYISSSINIFELIFPLLLFPIIFFYISLIQPNIGYDIKIDIKEVKNSLYILPIPFILVFLFHLSLEYEILVFYSIFIMFSFFIYRKISVADAILNNLPYILSDIADYLKIGYSIKSAILKLNVDNTHFRMFLGELAAKIRKNEAISNVRTNIWIVNAILELIENIDKKGFADTYTFKDLSLILYNYTSLRKKVLQNLRLFSILATITPIVFYFALGIMSKIRAVGNLDLIIVLYTMALSIIYAKVSRFTVFNFPLLVLALMNLIIVLLFGNVILTFI, encoded by the coding sequence ATGAATTTATTTGAATTAATGAATACAAGAATAAATGAAAATATCAAATATTATGGTGATGATATGGAAAGACTCCGTAAAGAATATATTGTGATGTTGTTTTTAATGCCGCTAATATCTAGTATCTCTATTATCTTATATTTGAAAATTAGTCCATATTTTTTACTGTTAAATATAATGAATGTTTTTATTTATTTCTTTCCTATACTTATTACTCAAATTAGAAAGGATGAACAAAGAAAGCTTATAGAAAACGAGATGCCCGTTTTCTTACTATTCGCTTATGTTAATAGCCTTTTAGGAAGAAATCTATATAAAACGTTTGAAGAAATAAGGAATTCTAAGGTTTTTAAAGGTTTGAGAAGAGAGGCCATGTTGCTTGTTAAAGAGGTCGAAGTTTTAGGAAAATCATCTTTTTCGGCAATGGAAAGCAGAGCCAAGGCTCATAGAGGAGACTTCTTAGGTAAGATTTATACGGTATACACAAGTGGTGAGTCAATAGGTATTTCAATGCCCGAGAGATTGAAAGACCTTTTAAATGAAACTATTGATGGCTTGAATTCAAATTTTCAAGGTTATGTTGAAAAAGTAAATGAATTAGTTGAGATTTTGTTCATGCTATTTCTTATTACTCCGATGATTTTATTAGCATTTCAGTATATTTCCTCATCCATAAATATTTTCGAACTTATATTTCCTCTTTTGCTATTCCCTATCATTTTCTTTTATATTTCACTTATACAGCCTAATATAGGATATGATATAAAAATCGATATAAAAGAGGTTAAAAACTCGCTCTACATATTACCTATTCCCTTTATACTCGTGTTCCTCTTTCACCTTAGCCTAGAGTATGAAATCTTAGTATTTTATTCGATATTTATAATGTTCTCCTTCTTTATCTATCGTAAAATATCAGTTGCTGACGCAATCTTGAATAATTTACCATATATATTATCAGATATTGCAGATTATTTAAAAATAGGTTATAGTATAAAAAGTGCAATATTGAAACTTAACGTAGATAATACGCACTTTAGGATGTTCTTAGGAGAACTCGCTGCAAAGATCAGGAAAAACGAAGCGATATCTAATGTAAGAACTAATATCTGGATTGTGAATGCTATCTTAGAACTCATAGAAAATATTGACAAAAAAGGTTTTGCAGACACCTATACTTTCAAAGATTTATCCTTAATTCTCTATAATTATACTTCTTTGCGAAAAAAAGTATTACAAAATCTTCGTCTATTCAGCATTCTAGCTACTATAACACCTATTGTATTCTATTTTGCACTAGGGATAATGAGTAAGATTAGGGCAGTTGGCAACTTAGATCTAATTATCGTGTTGTATACAATGGCACTTAGTATAATTTATGCTAAGGTATCCCGATTTACCGTTTTTAATTTTCCATTACTTGTTTTAGCTCTAATGAACCTAATAATAGTATTACTATTCGGAAACGTTATCTTAACCTTTATCTAG
- a CDS encoding ATP-dependent helicase has protein sequence MSNTYFYSDEEIYNLLRPYVAKWFRQKYTTFTPPQRAAIPLIKQNYNVLVSSPTGSGKTLAAFLGILDSLFELGDNNELEDKVYAIYISPLRALNNDMQRNLLEPLNELRQVNSKLPDVRVGIRTSDTTPYEKQKMLKKPPHILITTPESFGISITSPKFSQKLTDVKWIIVDEIHELANSKRGAYLSAMLELFRNLITKKEFVRIGLSATVSPLEEVAQFLVGKDREYRIVDARFVKPVDIKVISPVKDLVHSSESEVDKGIYKTILNEVKKHRTTLIFTNTRHATERVAYKLRKLAENEKVFDVDAIEAHHSSLSRDVRLDVEEKLKKGILKVVVSSTSLELGIDIGYIDLVILLSSPKSVSRLLQRIGRAGHHIRSISKGRVIVVDRDDLVECSVLAKLARDRKIDSIHIPKNPLDVLSQIIVSASLISPIDRDDLFKILRRSYNFSDLSESDYSLVLRYLSGDFFGVELKNVYAKIRIKEEKIIYPKKGSRLIFYTNSGTIPDEAMISVVTENNRYVGNLEEEFVEILSPGDIFVLSGRTYEFIGSKGSKVIVKEAMGQRPTVPSWFSEMLPLAYESALEIGKFRREIAEMIKKGVTHNEIIESISKEYEIDKHASMSIYTYILEQYLFTNGKVPSDNLILIEIYDDEEGIRNYIFHALYGRRALDALSRAFAYVVSEELDTDVRVSVTDNGFALSVKRDVPFDYNIKSLFEKITPDNVYDIVTRAVMRTEMLKRRFRHCAERSFMILRRYKGRETNLERRELNSEILLKAIREIGNFPVMKETIREILEDHMDILRAKEILKKIASQEIKVDVFGPTNIPSPFSHSIILKGHSDVVLAEDRRELLKKLHERVVEFLRQKGVNIELEYTSV, from the coding sequence TTGAGCAATACTTACTTCTACTCTGATGAAGAAATATACAATTTACTCAGACCATATGTAGCCAAATGGTTTAGGCAGAAATATACCACGTTTACTCCTCCTCAAAGGGCAGCTATACCGTTAATAAAGCAGAACTACAACGTATTAGTATCGAGTCCTACAGGAAGTGGAAAAACTTTAGCTGCATTTCTAGGAATTTTAGATTCGTTATTTGAGTTAGGTGATAACAATGAGTTAGAAGATAAGGTTTATGCGATTTACATTTCTCCGTTAAGGGCGTTAAATAACGACATGCAAAGAAACCTATTAGAACCTCTTAATGAGTTAAGGCAAGTAAACTCAAAATTACCAGATGTTAGAGTTGGAATAAGAACTAGCGATACCACACCCTATGAAAAGCAGAAAATGCTAAAGAAACCGCCTCATATTTTAATAACAACGCCAGAGTCTTTTGGAATATCTATAACTTCACCTAAGTTTAGTCAGAAATTAACCGATGTGAAATGGATTATAGTTGATGAAATTCATGAACTAGCTAACAGTAAAAGGGGAGCTTATCTTTCCGCTATGTTAGAACTATTTAGAAATCTAATTACTAAGAAAGAATTTGTGAGAATAGGCTTAAGTGCAACTGTATCGCCTCTCGAAGAAGTGGCGCAATTTCTCGTGGGCAAAGATCGTGAATATAGGATAGTCGATGCTAGATTTGTAAAGCCTGTTGATATTAAAGTAATTTCCCCTGTTAAAGATTTAGTTCACTCTTCTGAAAGTGAGGTAGACAAGGGAATATATAAGACCATCTTGAACGAAGTAAAGAAACATAGGACTACTCTTATTTTTACAAATACTAGACACGCTACAGAGAGAGTTGCATATAAGTTAAGAAAGTTAGCTGAAAATGAAAAGGTCTTTGATGTAGATGCGATAGAAGCTCATCATAGCAGTCTTAGCAGAGATGTGAGATTAGATGTGGAAGAGAAGCTTAAAAAGGGAATTTTAAAAGTTGTTGTATCGTCAACTAGTCTAGAATTAGGGATAGATATAGGTTACATTGACCTAGTTATCCTACTAAGTAGTCCTAAGAGTGTAAGTAGGTTATTACAAAGGATAGGGAGGGCGGGTCATCATATAAGAAGCATTAGCAAAGGGAGAGTGATTGTTGTTGACAGAGATGATTTAGTTGAGTGTTCAGTGTTAGCTAAGTTAGCTAGAGATAGGAAGATCGATAGTATCCACATTCCTAAAAACCCCTTAGACGTCTTATCACAGATAATAGTATCTGCTAGTTTAATTTCTCCCATAGATAGGGATGATTTGTTTAAAATTTTAAGGCGATCTTATAATTTTTCAGATCTTAGCGAATCTGACTATTCTTTAGTATTAAGATATCTTAGTGGGGATTTCTTTGGAGTCGAGTTAAAGAATGTCTACGCAAAAATAAGAATAAAAGAAGAAAAGATAATTTATCCCAAGAAAGGTAGTAGATTAATATTTTATACGAATAGTGGTACAATTCCGGATGAGGCTATGATAAGTGTAGTTACAGAAAACAATAGATATGTTGGTAATCTAGAAGAGGAATTCGTTGAAATATTATCACCTGGAGATATCTTCGTATTAAGTGGGAGAACTTATGAATTTATTGGAAGCAAGGGTTCGAAAGTAATTGTAAAGGAGGCTATGGGTCAAAGGCCAACGGTTCCAAGCTGGTTTTCAGAAATGTTACCATTGGCCTACGAGTCAGCTCTAGAGATTGGCAAGTTTAGAAGAGAGATAGCAGAGATGATTAAGAAAGGAGTAACACATAACGAGATAATAGAAAGCATCTCTAAGGAATATGAAATTGACAAACACGCTTCCATGTCAATATACACCTATATTTTAGAGCAATACCTTTTCACAAACGGAAAAGTTCCTTCTGACAATCTAATTTTAATAGAAATTTACGATGATGAAGAAGGAATTAGAAATTATATATTCCACGCATTGTACGGAAGAAGAGCGTTGGATGCTCTTTCTAGGGCTTTTGCATACGTAGTTAGTGAGGAATTAGATACAGATGTTAGAGTTTCTGTTACTGACAATGGATTTGCACTTAGTGTAAAACGAGACGTTCCATTTGATTATAACATCAAGAGTCTGTTTGAAAAGATTACCCCAGATAATGTCTATGATATTGTTACAAGGGCTGTTATGAGGACAGAAATGCTAAAGAGAAGATTTAGACACTGCGCAGAGAGGTCGTTTATGATATTACGCAGATATAAAGGAAGAGAGACCAATCTAGAGAGGAGAGAATTAAATTCGGAGATACTGTTAAAGGCTATAAGAGAAATTGGAAATTTCCCAGTAATGAAGGAGACTATTAGAGAGATTTTAGAAGACCATATGGATATACTAAGAGCTAAGGAGATTCTGAAAAAAATTGCTAGTCAAGAAATAAAAGTTGATGTGTTTGGGCCCACAAATATTCCCAGTCCGTTTTCCCATAGTATAATTCTTAAAGGGCATTCAGATGTAGTACTAGCAGAAGATAGAAGGGAACTACTGAAGAAGCTTCATGAGAGAGTGGTAGAGTTCTTGAGACAGAAGGGAGTGAATATCGAGCTCGAGTATACTTCCGTTTAA
- a CDS encoding helix-turn-helix domain-containing protein, which produces MEKAIHNLGKDARLHIIHILLQNRSKKELADELGITPAAITKYLKGITHPSDEIIEKCIEIASEDEEYHEIIKVIVSDITEALMELLREIGIEKMIDNEDIQKLKKLLDKAFDKMLSTSPSFV; this is translated from the coding sequence ATGGAAAAGGCAATTCATAATCTAGGTAAAGATGCTAGACTACATATTATTCATATCCTCTTGCAAAATAGGAGTAAAAAAGAACTTGCTGACGAGCTGGGTATAACTCCTGCAGCAATTACTAAGTACTTAAAGGGAATTACACATCCAAGTGATGAAATAATTGAAAAATGTATTGAAATTGCCAGTGAAGACGAAGAATATCATGAGATAATCAAAGTGATCGTTAGTGATATAACAGAGGCCTTGATGGAACTTCTCAGAGAAATAGGCATAGAAAAAATGATTGATAACGAGGATATACAGAAACTTAAAAAACTACTTGATAAAGCATTTGATAAAATGCTATCAACTTCTCCTAGCTTCGTATAG